The genomic window TTTGGCAGAGAAAGGTTTGCCATTTAAGGAGGACTTAGTAGCAGAAGGTGACTACACATATGATTCAGGAATTGAAGCATTTGAAAAGCTGCTTGAAGCTGGGACAAAACCAACTGCGATTTTTTCTTCTTCAGATGAAATGGCGCTCGGCCTTGTCCATGGCGCTGAAGATCGAGGCTTCAACATTCCAGATGATTTTGAAGTAATCAGCTCTGATAACACAAAATTGTCATTAATGGTTCGTCCTCAGCTAACGACAATCGTACAGCCGCTCTATGATATTGGCGCCGTAGCGATGAGACTATTAACAAAATATATGAATAAAGAAGAAGTAACAGATCATATCATTGTACTCCCACACCGCATCGAAGAACGAAGCTCAACAAAATAATGAAATTGCCGATAAAATAGAAAAGCGGAAGCTATTCATTATTTTGAGAGGATCGGGAGAGGGACTTTATGAAAAAGTTTGACGTATTAACGCCAATTGGGTTAGTTGTCGGTGTAGTTATGCTCATTTTTGGAATTGTGACAAATGGAGGGATAACGGGCTTTTTTTCTTTCATTGATCCAGCCTCCTTGTTAATTGTATTAGGTGGAGTCATCGCGGGGCTGCTAATTAACTTTCCAGTTAAGGATATGAAGCATATTTTCACAGTTATCAAACAAGGCTTCAGTCAAAACGAGCAGAATTTAGATCAACTGATCAAGACATTTGTCACCCTATCAGAGCGTGCACGGCGTGAAGGGCTGCTTGCATTGGAAGTTGAAATAGAAAAAGTTAAAGATCCTTTTATTCGCAAAGGTGTATTGCTGGCCGTTGATGGAATTGAGCCTGATATGATTAATGATATTATGAGCGCAGAAATAACAGCAATGGAAGAAAGGCATCGGAAAGGAAGAAATATTCTGGAGAAGGCCGGCGAGTACGCTCCCGCCTGGGGGATGATCGGGACACTGATTGGTCTGGTTTTGATGTTAAAAAACCTAAATGATCCTTCAAGTTTAGGTCCAAATATGGCTGTTGCGCTCCTAACAACTCTTTATGGAACATTGTTCGCAAATCTAGTATGTTTACCACTTGCGTCTAAACTTGCATTAAAGACTGATCAGGAGGTTTTCCTAAAGCAAATAATTATTGAAGGCGTTATAGGTGTACAAGCCGGTCAGAACCCTAAGCTGCTTGAGGAAAAGCTCAGTGCTTTCTTGTCTTCTAAAGAGCGCCAAAAAGCTGCAGAGTTAATAACCTCTGGGGAGGCACTAAACGATGAGGCTTAAAAGAAGGCCGCCTAATGCTCGAAAAGGCGCGCCCGCCTGGATGGTCACATTTTCTGATTTGGTTACATTAATACTAGTATTTTTTATTTTACTATTCTCCATGTCGCAAATTGATATGATTAAATTTAAGGCTATAACTGAATCCTTTAGGGAGCAATTTTTTGATTTCTACCCTTCTGTTGTTCCACTCGATAATCCTTCAGCCTTGGATACTTCGATGCCAGTAGTGAATGACAAGGAAAAAGACAAAGATGCTGATGTGGCTGATCAATCTTTAGAAAATTTATTAATTGAAGTACAGAGTTTCTTAGACAAAAATGGGCTGGATGATGTCGTTCTTGCTAACCGTACAGAGCGTGGTGTTGTTCTTGTTCTCCAAGAAAAGGTTCTTTTCGCACCTGGACAAGCAGACGTTATTGGCAATGCTTACCCGTTCCTTGATAAGGTTGGAGAATTATTAATTAAACTGCCCAATTTGGTCAAGGTTGAAGGTCATACAGATGACCGTCCAATGAACAGTTTTCGGTATCCCTCCAATTGGGAGCTATCTGCTGCGCGGGCGAGCAGTGTAATTAACTACCTCATAGAAAATCATCAGTTAGATAGCAGCAGATTTATTGCGGTAGGTTATTCAGATACAAGACCAATCGTGTCTAATGATACACCAGAAAACAGACAAAAGAATCGCCGTGTGGAAATTGTTATTTCCGACCCGAAATATAGTAAAGATGAGCTTGTTACGAAATAAAAAACTCTTTCGGTAACGAGTTCATTTCCGAAAAACATATTCAAATAGTAATAATGGCTATGAGAAAGAATTTAAACATAAAAAATGCTCAGAGATCCGTTATACTCTGTGCATTTTTTTATTGGGCTTAGGACCCATACTTTTAGGGCTGTGGACTTTATTAAAGGACACAGGATCCTTTATTTGCATAAATACTAGCGTATGAGAGTTTAGAGGACACAGGATCCTTTATTTGATAAAAAACAAGGAGATAATGACGACTTTTCATCAAATAAAGGAACGAGTGTCCGATACTGCCAAAAAATAAGTTTATTTTCACAAATAATGGAACTAGAGTCCCCCCACCCACGAAAACGGATCTTTTTATTTATGTTCTTTAATTGCATTCGTTAACGAATCATAGGTAATTTTCCAGTGTGAAGCATGCCAAATCACTTCGCCGTTTTTAAATAGAAGTACTTGAGGTGACTCATGTTTAATATTAAACTTCTCCGCAATTTGATTTGACAGAGAGCGGTCTTCTTGAACGATCAGATAATAAATTGGCAGGTTCTCATGTTCACTAGCAAAGCTTTCATACTCTTCATAGGCAGCCTGGCTAATAGGACATGTGGAGCTATGCTTTAAAACTATAAATTGCTCTGCAGCTTGTAAATTCTGTTCAAAATCTTCACTTCCATTAAACTTTTTCACTTTACTGTCCTCCATTTTTAAAAATAACAGCGAAGTCATGATACCACCCCGCTGTTTTTTAAACAATTTTAATGATTATATTTATATTCAGTCTCATCAAAAGCTTTTTTCGTTTCTTCTAGCTTTTTCTGGACCTCGTCATTATTGACACCTTGATGATTGCTAACAGCTGTCTTGTTTTCTTCTGTGCTGGCAGTCAAATTTTCTATTGGCTTTATGTTTTTCACCTTATTTACCAATTCAATGGACTGCTTGGATACGGATTGGGCAAGAACATTTGACTTTTCCTTGGCAGCTCCTGCTAACTGAGTGCCCCTAGACATGGCTGTTTCACGTATTTGTCCTGTTTTTTCTTTTATAACACCAGCTTGTTCATTAATATTAGTTCTTAATTCCTTACCAGATTTAGGTGCAAGGAAAAGTGCCGCAGCCGCACCAACCATTCCACCAATAAGAGCGCCTATCAAGAAATCCTTCGTATTAATATTTTCCTCTGATTTTGCTTGACCCTGTTCATGACTTCTCTCTTGACTACTCATACCCTTCTACCTCCTATTAATTTCTTTCTCTAATCCATCTTTTCTGAGGTACATGCTTATCGGCTGTAACTTCTTCTAATTGGGATTGTTTTCTCATTTTCCACTTATCTTTAAGCTCCATAAGAATTTGACTCCATTGTACTACTTGAGAAATTCTATCTTTATTCTCCTCTAGCCCATTATCGATAGAACGTGAAATCTTTTGAATGGACCCGTTGAAGCCGCGGACTGAATCCCCTACTTCCTTAACAGCATCTACAACACTGCCCAGGCTTTCTGATTTTTGCTGTATATCTTCTGCTAGCGCATTCGTTTTTTCGAGTAATGCCGTGGTTTCTCTTGTAACTCCTTCTAACTGGCCCTCTAAGCCTATTAACGTTTTCGAAACACTATCAAGTGTAACCTGAAGAGACTTTAATGTCTTTGATAGGTAAATGACGAGAACGAGAAAAGCAATGGCGATGACTGCTATACTTAAATACATAATGATCTGCACTTTGATGACCTCCATTTGTCCTAGCTATTTATCTTTTTCCCCAGTTGCTATTAACATAAACCCCCTAATCTATATTGAATTCCATTTAATAGATCAATTTCCTGCTAGTAAATCTATGTATATTGGACATTTTAACATAATTGCCCAATGTTAAAGTATATTAATAAACAAAAAATTCGAATCGGGATACAATAAAAGACCAAATCACATCTACGATTTGGTCTGCTAATTCATATGCTAACCACAAAAACTGAACTCCTTAGTTTAAGTGGCTGCATTTTTACATTAATAATTGATTTTCATAAGCTTCCTGAAACTTTTGAATATCTCCGGCACCCATAAAAATAAGAACGCTATTTTCATGTGTCTTTAAGATAACTGTATTATCTTCAGTTAAAATGTTAGCACCAGGGATTTTTTCCTTCAAATCCTCTATTGATAATTTGCCGTGGTTCTCTCTTGCGGAACCAAAGATTTCACATAAATAAACCTTGTCAGCCAAATTCAAGCTTTCGGCAAAATCCTCGAGAAATGCCTGTGTTCTCGTAAAAGTATGTGGCTGAAAAACACAAATGATTTCACGATTAGGATACTTTTGACGCGCTGCATCAATAGTTGCTTTAATTTCTGTTGGATGATGGGCATAATCATCAATGATTATTTGTGTATCGATCTTTTTTTCTGTAAATCTTCTTTTAACCCCACTAAAGGTTTTAAGATAGCTTTGAACGATTTCAGAATCTAATTCTTCATAGTGGCATAAGGCAATAACTGACAGTGAATTTAAAATGTTATGGTCCCCGAAGGCAGGAATAGAAAAGGTTTCAAAAAACGTATTTCTTACAAATACATCAAAGGTTGTTCCTTCTGTTGATTTGATAATATTCCGTGCTTGAAAATCATTTTCTTCGCCAAATCCATAAAACAGGACAGGTACTTTTGCTTGAATTCGCTGCAGTTGTTCGTCATCACCACATGCGAAAATCCCCTTATTCACTTGCCATGCCATTTCCTGGAACGCAGAAAAAACATCCTCAATGTTGGCAAAGTAATCAGGGTGATCAAAATCAATATTCGTCATGATAGCATAATCAGGGAAATACGATAAGAAATGCCTTCTGTATTCACAAGCTTCGAAAACAAAATACTCAGCATTCTCGTCCCCACTTCCCGTTCCATCACCAATAAGGAATGAAGTTGGTTTTGCGCCTTTCATAACATGTGCGAGCAAGCCTGTAGTAGAAGTTTTTCCATGAGCGCCTGTAACGGCAACACTTGTAAAATCCTTCATAAAATCGCCAAGAAACCGATGGTAACGTATAACAGGCAGTCCAAGATTCATTGCTTCTTCAATTTCTTCATGAGTATCCGGAAAGGCATTTCCAGCAATAATGGTCATTCCAGGCTTTATATTTTCCTTTTGAAAGGGAAGGATCTTTATTCCAGATTGCTCAAGGGCCAGTTGTGTAAAAAAGCGTTTTTCATAGTCTGAGCCTTGTACTTTATAATTCATATCATGCAGTACTTGCGCCAAGGCACTCATTCCGGACCCCTTAATACCTACGAAATGGTAAATAGTCATATAAAGAACCTCCAACCATCGTATATCTGTAAAACAGTATATGACATTCATCTAGTTTTGCGCATATCCCAATTTAGGACATGATTTGGTCAAAGAAATATATTTTTTATTTCTAAACCTAAGTTTGTAAGTCATCTTTTACGTTATATTGAATCATATTCAAACATTATATCACTATTTATTTTTAAAAACTATGTAATGAAATCCCAGTTTGAAACGGTAAGTTTGATTCATTTTGAAGCTCCATGTGCCGCCTATGGTCATGGAGCTTATAACTCTTTTCTATTCAACCTTTTCTAGTCGTGGATTTGGACGATAGCGTCTTCCGGCTTTAGCAGCATGCTTTCCATTAATTAGAACATTATCACCTGTAAATCCAATATTAATCTTTAATAAGCTGCTTCCAACTCCATACATGTCTACTGGAACACCCTGCTCTTCAAACTCCAGAATCCTAGATTCATTAAATCCGCCGCTAACGACAATTTTTACATGATTGAAGCCTTCATCATCCAATGCTTTTCTTAGGGCAAAAATTAATTCTGCATTCACCCCTCGAGGATCAAAGGTTCCTAATACATGCTGATTTCTCAAGAAATACTGATCAATCATCGTGCGGGAAGTATCAATCCGGACACCCTTCAAGTCCTTTCCAAAGACTCTTGCTACCTTTAGGGAGTCTGTAATGGCATCATTGTTATAATCAACTAAAGAGACTAGCTCATCTTCCGGGAATGTTTCCTGATATGCCTTTGTTGCAGCAACGATATCCCCGTTAAACATCTGAATAAGAGCATGGGGCATAGTGCCCATTCCTTGTTTGCCCCACCATTCATTCATGGCATGGGTTGCTTGAGCAGTTGATCCTCCAATATAAGCTGCATAGCCGTCCCCTGCTTGTGTTGTATAATGATCATCACGATCACCCATGAAGATTACTGGCTTTTGCGTTCCTGATACACTTGCAGCCTTGACAACATTATATACGTGTGTAGCGACTGACGTCCGTCTGGAAAGAATTCCATCAATCACTCCTTCTAAATAACCAAAACTTTCATATTTCCCTGTAATCGTTAGTACAGTTTCAAATGGCGCAATTTTGTCGCCATCCTTTAATGAATATATTTCAAGTTCGTCTGGATTATCAGCAAATGTTTTAAGAAGTGCAATAACTTCATCTGTTCCACACAAAACAGCATGTTCTTTTTGAAAAAATTGCATCGTTACAATAATATCTTTATGATATTTATTCACAATCTCTCTAGTCTTTAAAAAGTAAACCGCAGAAAACCAGCCATCTCTAATCCGCTCATCAAATTTAAAAGTCTGGTTAGTTAAGCGTTTTATTTCCCCTTTTACTTTAAGTTCAATTTCCTTCATCCGTAAGCTCCTCACATACCGTTCATATTCCCTAGGTTGTATATTTATTTATTTATATTATTTTAAACATGCAAGTAAAGAATACCATGGATTAATTTATTGTACTAGAGTCTAAAAGTGATTCAAGCTCCTCGGCTGTTATAAGCACCTCTCTTGGCTTACTTCCTCGTGTCTCCGAAATAAATCCCTGTTTCTCCATCATATCGATGAGGCGTGCAGCACGATTATAGCCCACTTTGAATCTCCTTTGAAGACTAGAGGTGGACGCAGCCCCTTGATCGATTACAAATTCACATGCTTCATAAAACAACTCGTCTTCTTCCTCTATAACCTGTGCCTTTTTTAGCAGTTCTTCTTGTTCAAATAAATATTCCGGGTCACGTTCCCTTCTAACATGGGCCACTACATCATCGATTTCCTGATCAGAGACATATGTGCCTTGAAGACGAACAGGCTTAGATGATCCATTTTCTAAGAAAAGCATATCTCCACGTCCAAGCAGCTTTTCAGCTCCGCTAATATCAATAATTGTTCGAGAGTCAATCTGTGAGGAAACAGAGAAAGCAATTCTCGTTGGAACATTTGCTTTTATTAAACCGGTAATGACATCTACAGATGGTCTTTGTGTAGCAATAATTAAGTGAATTCCGCAAGCTCTCGCCTTCTGAGCAATCCGGCAAATCGCTTCCTCAACATCTGCAGGAGACATCATCATTAAATCAGCAAGCTCATCGATAATAATGACCATGTATGGGAGCTTATCTGAATATCGCTTATGCTCTTCAGCGAGCTCATTAAAGCGGCTAATATCCCTTACCCCTGTATGAGCAAATAGCTCATAGCGGCGTTCCATTTCATCCACTGCCCATTTTAATGCTGCAGTAGCCGCCTTGACATCCGTAATAACTGGACTCACGAGATGCGGAATTCGATTATAAGGGGCCAGCTCCACCATTTTCGGGTCAATTAATATGAGCTTCAGTTCATCAGGTGTTGCTTTATATAAAAGACTGACAAGAATCGTATTAATACAAACACTTTTTCCAGACCCGGTTGCACCGGCAATTAGGCCATGCGGCATTTTTCGCAAATCAGTTACTATCGGATTGCCTGCTATGTCTAGTCCTAGAACGGCAGTTAATGGCGAACTGCTGTTATGGAACTCGGGACTATTAATAATTTCACTAATAAATACAGGTCTGCTCGTCTTGTTAGGGACTTCGATTCCAATGGTATGCTTGCCCGGGATAGGTGCTTCAATTCGGATATCCCTTGCTGCAAGGCTTAATTTAATATCATCAGATAAATTAGTAATCTTGTTTACCTTTACACCTGGCTCTGGCTGCACTTCAAATCTAGTAACAGACGGACCTTGGGTAACATTTACAACATGAGCATGAACATTGAAGTTTTTTAAAGTTGAGTTTAGCAACTCCTTCTGTTCGATAAACCAATCTGAAGATTCCTCCTGATGGACTGGTGACAAAAGCAAGCTTTTGGCCGGGAATTGATAATAGGCAAGCTCCTCTTCTTTTTCTGCAGCTGGTGCGGCTTCTTGAGTGGCAGAGACTATTTCTTTCTCTGCATGGTCAACAACTTCCTCTCTCTTTGGAGGAGCAAATGGCCTTACTTGATTAGCGAGCTTTTGTTTATCATTTTTGAGCATGATAACGTTAAATGGGATATGCTTTCTTGTTGATGAAGACTTATCCTTTTCTTCTGCCTCTATTTCTCGTGAGGTAATGGAAATTTCTTCACGGACTGCCTCAGTTGTTATTTCCTGCACAACTGGCTGCATCTCTTCCATTTCATCTTCATCAATTTCATCCAAAGTCTTCTCTTGTTCATCGGAAATTGGATTAGTCTCTTTTTTCTCGTCTATCTTTATTTCGTGAGCATTTTCTAACATACTCCCTACTTCTAGTTCCTTATTATCTTCATGAATTTCATCCAAAGTCTTCTCTTGTTTATCGGAAATTGGATTAGTCTCTTTTTTCTCGTCTATCATTATTTCGTGAGCATTTTCTAACATACTCCCAACTTCTAGTTCCTTATTATCTTCATGAATTTCTTCCAAGTTAATGCCTTGTTCAATAGAATTTAGAATAAGCTCAAGTTCTTCAATCTTTATTTCTTGATCATATTCTAACTTACTCTCTATTTCTAGTTCCTTATTTGCTTCCACTTCATATGAATTATCTGTATGAGGTACCTCTGCTGCATGCCGATTTTCCCTGAACAGATTAGTTTCTTCTAGAATTTCTTTATCTTCGGATAAGGGTTCATTAACCGGATTGAAGTGATCTTTAACTGGCTTCCGAACAGATGACAGCTTATTTTTTATATCGTCATAAGTTATGCTGCTTAACTCATGTTTAACCTTTACCTGCTTTGTTCGTTTAATAGGTTCTATAGTCTTTGGACGTTCAAATCCATAGATGGGCGATGGAGTTTCTGTTGGCCGAAAAGGACCTTTTCTTTGCGGTACTTCCCTTTTTTCTTTTACCGTATGAACTTTCTTCTCCTGGATCATAGACTCATCTCTCTTGACTCTATGATCGGGAGTACGTGAAGCTTGGCCCCCTTCTTCCTTTCTCAATCTAGGCTCTCTTTGTTTAGAACCATGTTTTTCATCGGGAATCAGAGGAAAACGAAATTGTCCTTTCGGATATTGGTATACTACCTTAGCATTAACATCTTTAGAAGTTTCTTTTTGATTGTTTATATCAGATCTGTCTCTATGATCTTGAGTCATATATTCTTGTTCATAATCAGTCTTATTTTCTTCATTCTTAAACATTTGAAATAGTTTTTTTATCCAACTCAATTTATACCAACTCTTTCTCTAATTGTATCCTTTCCATTTTAACAGTATTTCGCGAAAATTGGAGAAAAAATAAGAGATTGAGTCTATTGGGGCAATTAATTCAAGTAAAAAGGACCACATTTTAGTGGTCCTCCGTGAAAAATATATCTGCTATTTCTTTTTCGTTTGGCCCAGGATAAATATTGGCTCTAGCTCACCGTTTTCATAGAGAAAGGATAGAGCTGTAATAGGCACCCTGCCGCTTGCAAAGAAGCTCATTGTCATCTCAGAGAGAATGTCATAGCCGGTGTCATTCATAATATCCGCAATAATTAGCACATCCTGATGCGGAACTGCCACAGCCATTGTGCCTTTAATTTGCTTTGCCTTTTCTTTCAGAAAGGCATCATTTAAAATTCTGCTGGCATCATAGCCATCATTTTTATTTAAGAAATAAAACGTATTGCCAGCAACTGTGTCACTTTTTAAATCGGTTGACAGCGAGCGCACGTTAAATAAAGCAATTTCCTTTATTCGTTCGGGAACCCAGCCTTCTTTTTGAATGAGTCTAAAATCGATTAAGCGGTAGGTAGTGCCTAGATCCAGGGCATAATAAATTCTTGTCTCTGCAGTATGGTCATCTGTTAGAAATGGAATTTCTTCCTCAGATTCAATTGGAAATGAAGTTGAACGAATAACTGGGAAGATGTTTTTTTCATACCCTGATAGCTGAACCGGGTTCCCCCCGTCCATTGCTTGTAAGCCTTCCTCCACATAATATACAACCTCATCAATTGCGTTTTCCTTCTGAAGCTCCCATTTTGCAATAATTCCTGGTAAAGAGATTGTGATCCCCTTCCCAGTTTGCTTATTTTCGATGCGAAGTTCATCTTTTTTCCTATCGAATGAAAAAGTACGATTTGCATGGGCTAATCGCTTTTCCAATTCCTTCTTCATTTTTAAACTATCCATTTTCATTACAGGTTCCTCCTTGTAGGAACTTATTACGAACAAAGGGGCCGGACCCCATTTTATTGGAGGCGACCCCTTACGAATCAGTCCATCAAATTTTACTGCTCTAGTTTTTCAATAAAATTCTCGATTTCTTCCTGGGTTTTTCGGTCTTTGCTTACAAATCGGCCTAATTCCTTTCCATCCTTATAGCCAATAAAGCTCGGTATTCCAAATATATCTAGTTGTCCACAAAGATCAATAAAATCATCACGGTCTACATATATAAATGTATAGTCCTGATATTTCGCTTCAACTTCAGGCAAGATTGGTTCAATCACACGACAATCTGGGCACCAATCGGCAGAAAACATGAAGATATGCTTTCCATTATCTCTTAGCTGTTCAAATTGTTCCATAGATTCAAGCTTTTTCATTTCCTTCTCCTCCAGTGTGGATTTTCATATCGCCAAATCGAATCCAGCCTTTTTTTCTCATATATTCAGATAATATCAAACTTAACACAGCAGGACCAATAATATGCAATAGTAAAACTTTCAAGATTATATCTAGCCCAAATCCCATCGTTGTAAACGTCATAATTTGACCAACTAAACCACTTGTTCCCATCCCGGCACCAGCAGCGTTGCTTTCCATCATCCAAATGGTTGTTCCAATTGGGGCCAGCACCGCTCCTGCTAGTGTTGGCGGAATAAGAATGAGCGGATTCCGAATAATATTCGGCACTTGAAGCATAGAGGTTCCAATGCCTATAGCAAGTAAACCGCCCGTTTTATTTTCCCGAAAGCTGCTGACAGCGAAACCTACCATTTGAGCCGCACACCCAATTGTCGCGGCTCCTGCGGCCAAGCCGTGAAGATCAAGCATCATTGCAATGGCCGCCGAGGAGATGGGAGCAGTTAGAGCCAAGCCCATTAAAACTGCCACAACAATGCCCATAATAATTGGTCGTTGCTCTGTTCCCCAAACAATCATACTTCCTAAGCCCTTCATTAAATAATTGATTCCTGGTCCGATTAGGGTTGCAACTGCATAGCCAGTAACAATTGTAACAAGTGGAGTAACGATGATATCAATCTTTGTTTCCTTGCTGACAAGCTTCCCAATTTCCGTTGAAATTAAGGCTGCCGCAAAACTGCCGGCAGGGCCACCTAATGTTGCACCTGCAGCTCCGCTCACAATAGCTGAAAATAGGACCAGCGGCGGGGCCTTCAGACCAAATGCGACAGCTACCCCAATAGCGGGGCCGTGTAAACTCATCGCTAGTTTGCCCATTTCAGTTAAATACTCTATTCCTAATTGGTCACCAACAGTTTTTACGATTAATCCTATTATTAATGATGCGAATAGTCCAAGTGCCATGCTGCTTAGGGCATCTATTAAATATACCTTTGCGGAAAGGCTAACTCCTTTTCTTTTTAAAAAGGCCTTCATCTCATTTTTCCCCCTAGATGTTTTTTCTTCATCTTTTAAAATAACACATGTAAAGACACATGTAACTCCTTTTTTCTATTCCTCTAGCTTTCCTATCACATATTGTCATAATAGGGAAATAGTTCTATAATTAGGTAATATTTTAATTTTTCGTACATTTACCAACGAGTGAGGTGGACATTTTGAAAACCATTCGCGGCAAACTGGGACTAGTTCTGCTTATGACTATTGGAGGTCTTATTTTATTACTTTCTTTTAATTTTATTCTTCAAACGATTCAAGAAAAAGG from Bacillus sp. DTU_2020_1000418_1_SI_GHA_SEK_038 includes these protein-coding regions:
- a CDS encoding PTS sugar transporter subunit IIC; protein product: MKAFLKRKGVSLSAKVYLIDALSSMALGLFASLIIGLIVKTVGDQLGIEYLTEMGKLAMSLHGPAIGVAVAFGLKAPPLVLFSAIVSGAAGATLGGPAGSFAAALISTEIGKLVSKETKIDIIVTPLVTIVTGYAVATLIGPGINYLMKGLGSMIVWGTEQRPIIMGIVVAVLMGLALTAPISSAAIAMMLDLHGLAAGAATIGCAAQMVGFAVSSFRENKTGGLLAIGIGTSMLQVPNIIRNPLILIPPTLAGAVLAPIGTTIWMMESNAAGAGMGTSGLVGQIMTFTTMGFGLDIILKVLLLHIIGPAVLSLILSEYMRKKGWIRFGDMKIHTGGEGNEKA